From the genome of Amycolatopsis granulosa:
GCCCGCGGATCGCGGCCACGCTCGCCCTGGACGTGGCCAAGCACGTGGCCGGCGAACTCGACGGCCCGGAGCACACCGTTGTGCTCGTCGACGACCTGCCCGGACGCGAACTCAGCGCGGTAGCCGGTGACCCGCCGGAGATCCCGGTGGTCGACGGCGAGCGACCCCTGGGCGCGGGCCTGCGGATCGGCGTCGGCTCGGTGGCGCCGGGCACGGCGTGGACCGACCTGAGCCGTCTCGGCGCGGAAACCGTGCTGGTGGTGCGCGCAGGGAAGGCGACCACCCAGTGGCTGCACACCGTGGCGCGGCAGCTGGCCGACCTGGGCATCCCGGTCATCGGGATCGTGCTGGTCGCGCCGGACCCGAAGGACCGCACCGACGGCACCCTGTGGGACGGCCTGCACACCGCGCTGCGCGGCCGCGCCACGTTCGCCGCCACCGCACGCCCGGAGGGCGGCAGCGGCCACCCCGCCCGGTGGTACGCGCCGCTCCCGGGCCGCAACGGCGAACGGACGGTGACGCTCGAACCGGTGCACGCCGACCTGCCGGCGAAGCAGTTCGCCCCGGTCACCGGCCCGGCCGGGCCCGCCGGGTCGTGCACCAACGGCAAGCCGCCCCTCGAACGCGAAGGCTGACCAGCGCATGTGCGGTATCGCAGGAACCCATCACCTCCCGGACGGCGGCCCGCTCACCGACCGGCTCACCCGGCGGCTGGCCCACCGTGGCCCGGACGGCGAAGGCCGCTACGACCACGGTGACGTCCATCTCGGGCACCGGCGGCTGTCCATCATCGACCTGTCCGGGACCGGCGCGCAGCCGATGGTTTCCGGCGGGCTCGCGCTCACCTACAACGGCGAGCTGTACAACGCGCCGGAGCTGCGCGCCGAACTGCGGGGCAAGGGTGTGCGGTTCCGCGGCACGTCCGACACCGAGGTCCTGCTGGAGGCGTGGCGGCGGTGGGGCGTGGAGTGCCTGCCGCGGTTGCGGGGCATGTTCGCGTTCGCGGTCTTCGACGAGCGCACCGGCGAGCTGTTCCTGGCGCGCGACCAGCTCGGCATCAAACCGCTGTTCTACGTGCGCCGCGGCGACGGACTCGTGTTCGCCTCGGAGCTGAAGGCGCTCGCCGGCGAGCTGGGCGGCGGGCTGCACGTGGACGAAACCGCGCTGGTCGCCTCGCTGCTCTACTACTGGGTGCCGGACAGCCGCTGCGCGTTCCGCGAGGTGCGCAAGCTGCCGCCGGGCAGCTGGTTGCGGTCCCGCCCGGACGGGCGGGTGGACACCGGCCGGTACTGGAACCTGCGGGACGTGGCCACCGAGGCGCAGGCCGGGCCGCCGGCTGATCTCGCCGCCGTGGTCGAGGACTCTACGCGGGCGCACCTGCTCGCCGACGTGCCCGTGGGGACGTTCCTGTCCGGCGGGCTGGACTCCAGCTACCTGACCGCCCTCGCCGCCCGGCACCGGCCCGGGATTTCCGCCTACACCATCGGGTTCCGCGCCGCGGACGCGAAGTTCGAGGCGATGCCGGACGACCTGCGCTACGCCCGGATCGTCGCGCGGCGCTTCGGCGTCGACCTGCACGAGATCGAGATCGCGCCGGACGTGCAGGAACTGCTGCCGCACATCACGCATCACCTGGACGAGCCGATCGGCGATCCAGCGGCGATCAACAGCTACCTCATCTGCACGGCCGCGCGCGAGGCCGGGGTCAAGGTGATGCTGTCCGGCATGGGCGCCGACGAGTTGTTCGCCGGGTACCGCAAGCACCTGGCGAACCTGATCGCGCTGCGCTACCAGAAGATCCCGCCTGGCCTCCGCCACCCGATCGAGTCCGTTGTGGACCGTCTGCCGGTGGCGAACGGGAAGCGCGGCTTCCGGTCCGTGCGGTTCGCCAAGCGGTTCCTGTCCTTCGCCGAGCTGCCGGAGGAAACCGCGTTCCGGCGCAGCTACACGATGTACGACCGGGACGAGCTGACCGGCCTGGTCCACCCGGACCTCGCCGCCGCCGTGGACGACGTGCTCACCGAGCACGCCGACACCTACCACGACAACCAGTTGCACGACTTCGTCAACCGCATGTGCCTGGCCGACGCGCGGATGTTCCTGCCCGGGCTGAACCTCACCTACACCGACCGCGCCAGCATGGCGGCCTCCACCGAGGTGCGAGTGCCGTTCGTGGACGTCGAGGTCGTCCGGGCCGCGTTCAGCCTGCCCGGCAACCGCAAGATCGCCGGGCGGCAGGGCAAGGCGGCGTTGAAGGAAGCCGCGTCGCCGATCCTGCCGAGGGAGATCGTGTACCGGCCCAAGGGCCTGTTCAGCGCTCCCCTGCGGGCGTGGATGAGCCGGGACCTGGCGCCGCTGGTGCGGGAGGTCGTGCACGACGGCGAGCTGGTGCGGTCCGGGCTGCTGCGGCGGGAGGCGTTGCAGCGCCTGGCCGACGAGGACGCCGCCGGCCGCGAGGACCGGTCCAAGCACCTCTGGCACGTCCTGACCCTCGAGTACTGGTACCGCGGCGCGACCGAAGCCGGTGCGGCCGAGCGAGCAGCGTGAAGGAGCCCTGGTGAAGCAGGTCGTGCAGAACTACAAGAGCGGCGAGCTGGCGCTGCTGGACGTCGAGGCGCCCGCGTGCAAGCCGGGCGGGGTGCTCGTGCGGACCGCGTACTCGCTGATCTCCACCGGCACCGAGATGATGAAGGTGTCCGAGGCGAGCATGTCGATGCTGGGCAAGGCGCGCTCGCGGCCGGACCAGGTCGCCAAGGTCGTGCAGAGCGTCGCGGCCAACGGCGTCGGCCCCACCTACCGCAAGGTGATGAACCGCCTCGACTCGTACACGCCGCTGGGCTATTCGCTGTGCGGGGTGGTCGAGGAGGTCGGTACCGGGCTGGCGGGCACCGTCGAGGTCGGCGATCTGGTGGCGTGCGCGGGCAACGAGCACGCGCTGCACTCCGAGCTGAACTGGGTGCCGAAGAACCTGTTCACCCGCGTGCCGGCCGGGGTGCGGCCGCGGCACGCCGCGTTCGGCACCGTCGGCGCGATCGCCCTGCAGGGCGTCCGCCGCGGTGAGCCGCAGCTCGGCGACACCGCGCTGGTGATCGGGCTCGGCCTGATCGGGCAGCTCGTCGTGCAGCTGCTGGTGGCGTCCGGGGTGCGCGTGGTCGGGGCCGACCCGGACACCGGGCGGTGCCGGCTGGCCGAGCGGCTCGGCGCGTCGGTGTGCGGTCACCCCGGTTCCGGTGAGGTGGCGGTCGCGGTCGGCGAACTGACCGGCGGGCACGGCGTCGACCAGGTGTACCTGGTGGCCGGCGGCGGCACCAACGAGCCGGTCGAGCTGGCCGCGAAACTCGCGCGGGACCGCGGGCGGGTGGTCGACATCGGCAAGTGCCGGCTCGACCTGCCGTGGAACGCCTACTACGAAAAGGAACTCGACGTCCGGTTCTCCCGCTCGTACGGACCGGGCCGCTACGACCCGGAGTACGAACTGGACGGCCGGGACTACCCGATCGGCTACGTGCGCTGGACCGAACGCCGCAATCTGGCGTGCTTCCTCGACCTGATCGCCCGCGGCCGGGCCGACGTCGAACCGCTGGTCTCGCACGTCGCGGACTTCGCCACCGCCGTGGAGACCTACCGCAGGCTCGACGAGGGCGAGCTGGCGGCCGTCGCCGTGTTGTTCCGCTACCCGGGCGCGGAGCACGAGCCCACCGAGCCGGAGCTGAGCGCCGCGGTGCCGCACCGGGAGCCGGTCCGCACCTCGCGGCGCACCGGCCGGATGCGGACCGCGTTCCTCGGCGCCGGCAACTACGCGTCCTCGATGCTGTTGCCGCACCTGGCGGAGCGGGCGGACGTCGAGCTGCGCCGCGTGGTCACCACGTCCGCGCTGTCCGCGGCGAACGCCAAGCGCAAGTTCGGGTTCGCCGAGGCCGCCACCGACGTGGCCACGGCACTGGCCGATCCGGACATCGACGCGGTGTTCGTGGTGACCCGCCACAGCTCGCACGCCGAGCTGACCCGGCGCGCGCTGCTGGCCGGCAAGGCGGTGTTCGTGGAGAAGCCGCTGGCGCTGACCGAGGCCGAGCTGGGCAAGGTGCTCGGCGCGATCGAGGAATCCGGCAACGACCGGCTGCAGGTCGGGTTCAACCGCCGGTTCGCGCCGCTGCTGCGGGACAGCGCCGGGCGCTTCGGCAGGCGGATCGGCCCGGCGTCGGTGCGGTACCTGGTCAACGCGGGCCGCCTGGAGCACGGCAGCTGGTACGACCGGGCCGCCTCGGAGGGCACCCGGTTCACCGGTGAGGGCGGGCATTTCATCGACACGGTGAGCTGGCTGCTCGGCGAGGACCCGGTGTCGGTGTACGCGGCTGCCACGCCGGACCAGCAGGACCTGCAGATCCTGCTGCGGTACCCGGGTGGCTCAACGGCGACGATCAGCTACACCACCAGCGGCGCGGCGGGCTTTCCGAAGGAGACGCTGGACGTCGCCGCGGACGGCAAGGTGCTCGCGTTCGACGACTTCGCCCGCGCTTCGGTGTACGCGCGCAAGCGCTGGACCAGCTCGCGCATCCCGCAGGGCCGGGACAAGGGTCAGCGCGCCGAGCTGGACGCGTTCGTCGCGGCGGTCACCTCCGGCGGCCCGATGCCGGTGCCGCTGGAGTCGCTGGTCGCGACCACGCTGGCCACGCTCGCCGTGCAGACCAGTCTCGCCACCGGCGCGCCGGTCAAGATCGGGGCCCGCCCATGACAGACCTGGGCTGGTACCTGCGGCGGCTTTCGCGGATGGGGCCGCGGGAAGCCGCCGGGCGCGCCGCGGACGTGCTGAACCGGCGCAGGCTGAGGCGGGCGCTGCCCGAGCCGTCCGCTCCCCTGCCCGGCCGCCGGTTCACCGCCGTGCTGCCTGCGGGCGTGCCGGTCCCGCCGGCCGCGCGGGTGCGGGTGCTGGCCACCGCGGACCGGCTGCTCGACGGCCACGCCGAGTACTTCGGCGTGCCGCGCGACGATCTGATCAACCCGGACTGGTCGCTCGACCCGAAGACCGGCCGGCGCGCCCCGACGGACACCGTCGCGTTCGACATCCCCTACCGGGACGAGGACGTGGTCGGCGACATCAAGCAGATCTGGGAGCCGTCCCGCCACCAGCACCTCACCGTGCTCGCCACCGCCTACGCGCTGACCGGCGAGGACCGGTACGCCGAGCGGGTCGCCGACCACCTGAAGTCGTGGTGGGCGGCCAACGCGCCGATGACGAGCGTGCACTGGGTCAGCGGGATCGAGCTGGGCATCCGGTTGCTGTCCTGGGTGTGGGTGCGGCGCCTGCTCGCCGCCTGGCCCGGCGCGGCCGGGCTGTTCGAGGACAACCCCGAGGCGCTGCACCAGATCTGGCACCACCAGCGCTGGCTGGCGACCTTCCCCAGCCGCGGGTCGTCGGCGAACAACCACGTCATCGCCGAGGCGGCCGGGCAACTGGCCGCGGCGCACGCGTTCCCGTGGTTCCCCGAGTCGGCGGCCTGGCGCTCGGCGGCGCTGCGGTCGCTGGCCGACCACCTGGACGCCAACACCTTCGGATCCGGGCTGAACCGCGAACTGGCCACCGAATACCACGGCCTGGTCCTGGAACTGGGCCTGGCCGCGGCGGCGGAGGCGGGGCCCGCCGCACCGGACTCGCTGTGGCGGACGCTGCTGCGGATGACCGACGCGCTCGCGGCGGTGGTGGACGTCCGGCTGCGGCCGCCGCGGCAGGGCGACGGCGACGACGGCCACGGGCTGGTCCTCGACGGCCACGGCACCGACCGCTGGTCCTCGCTGTTGTCCACCGGCGACGCCGTGTTCGGCCGGCTGGACTGGTGGCCGCGTCCACGTGGGGACGACGTGCGCACCCCGCTGCTCGCCGCGCTGGCAGGGCGGCACGAGCTGCCCGGCCGCCCGGACACCCGGGCCGACCACTTCGCCGACGCCGGGCTGACCCTGCTGCGCACCCCGCCCGGCGACGGCCGCGCCGAAATCTGGTGCCGGTGCGACGGTGGCCCGCACGGGTTCCTGTCGATCGCCGCGCACGCGCACGCCGACGCGCTGTCCGTGGAGGTGCGGCACGACGGCATCGACATCCTCGCCGACCCGGGAACCTACTGCTACCACGGGGAACCCGGGTGGCGCGCCTACTTCCGGTCCACCCTCGGCCACAACACGGTGCAGCTGGACGACACCGATCAGTCCACTTCGGGCGGTCCGTTCCTGTGGACCCGGCACGCCAGGAGCCGGGTGCTGGCCCGGCCGGGCGGCGGGGTGCCGCGCTGGTGCGCCGAACACGACGGCTACCGGCCGACCGTGCACCGCCGCACCGTCGAACTCGACCCGGCCGACCGCGCACTGCGCATCACCGACGAGATCACCGGCGGTCGGCAGCACCCGGCGCGGCTCGCGTTCCACCTCGGTCCGCGGGTGTCCGCGGAGCTGGCCGGGAACGCGGCCGTGCTGACCTGGACGGCGGGTGGCCGCGACGGAACGGCGATCCTCGAACTGCCCGGCGGGCTCGCCTGGACCGCGCACCGCGGCCGGACCGCGCCCCCGCTCGGCTGGTACTCGCCCGGCTACGGCCGCCGCGAGCCGGCCACCACCCTGATCGGCAGCGGATGCACCGGGCGCGGCAGCGCGCTGGTCACCCTGCTGCGCTTCGCCCGCTAGCCGGAGGTTGGACGCCGTGCCCGCACGATCGACGACCCGGATCCGCCTGCTGCTGCCCGCACTGGCACTGCTGGCGGTGCCGGCGTGCACGTCCCCGCCGACCACGGCGAACACCGCGCACGAGGGCCCGCCGGATCACGTCGCCGCGGTGTGCGGCCACGTCGAACCCGGGCCGGTGACCCCGCCCGCGGGCGCGGTCGTCGTGCACCCCGGCCTGCCCAACGACCTGGCCGTCCAGACCGCGGACCACCCGCCGGGCACCACGTTCTGGCTCGCGCCGGGCAGGCACGTCCTCGGCGACGACCAGTACGACCAGATCCAGCCGAGGAACGGTGACGTCTACCTCGGCGCGCCCGGTGCGGTGTTCGACGGCCGCGGCGTCAACCGGTACGCCTTCGCCGGTTCCGGAGCGAACGTGACGATCAGCCACCTCGTGGTCACCGGGTTCAACGCGCCGGTCAACGAGGGTGTGGTCAACCACGACTCCGGTGACGGCTGGGTGATCGAGCACAACAGCATCGAGGACAACCACGGCGCCGGGCTGATGGCGGGCGCGCGCCAGCAGGTGCGGGGCAACTGCCTGCGCACCAACGGCCAGTACGCGATGAACGCTTACCAGGCCGGAGACCACATCACCGGCCTCGTCGTCGAGGGCAACGAGATCACCGGCAACAACACCGACCACCTGGAGGAGCAGTACAAGGGTTGCGGCTGCACCGGCGGCATCAAGTTCTGGGCGGTCGACGGCGCCGACGTGCGCGGCAACTGGGTGCACGACAACCAGGGCACCGGGTTGTGGGCCGACACCGGCAACAACGACTTCCTCATCGAGGGCAACGTCATCGAGGGCAACGGCGGCTCCGCGATCATCTACGAGACCAGTTACAACGCGGTGATCCGCGACAACACGATCCGCCGCAACAACTGGGTCGACGGCCGCTCCTTCGTGGACAAGGGCGACACCTTCCCCGCCGCCACCATCTACATCTCCGAGTCCGGCGGTGAGCCGCGCGTCCCGGCGCGCACCGACAAGATCGAGATCACCGGCAACGACCTGATCGACAACTGGTCCGGGGTCACGCTGTGGGAGAACGCGGACCGGTTCTGCAACAGCGCGGCGAACACCTCCACCGGTTACTGCACGCGCCTGGTGCGCGACGCGGCGACCTGCTCACAACCGGCCATCGCGACCCCGCCGCTGTACGGCGACTGCCGCTGGAAGACCCAGCGCGTCGACATCCACCACAACCGGTTCTCCCTGGACCCCAAGGTGGTCGGCTGCACCGCGCTGTGCGGGCGGATGGCGGTGCTGTCCAACTACGGCACCTATCCGGACTGGTCGCCCTACCGGGGCGAGGTGATCCGGCAGGCGATCACGTTCCACCAGGGCAACCAGTGGCACGACAACACCTACGCCGGGCCGTGGAGCTTCATGGCGCTCGACACCAACGGGGTGCTCGACACGCTGGCCTGGCAGGCGCCGCCCTACCAGCAGGACACCGGCAGCACCTTCACCGGCGGGACGGGCAGCCGATGAGCGCCGGCACGTTCCTCCCGCGCGCCGGACCGGGCTCCGCCGCGGAGACCTTCCCCCGGCTGCTGCCGGCGATCTGGGGGCTGCTGGTGTTCAACACCCTCGGTTCGCAGGGCGGTCAGCTGCTGATCACGCTACCCCGCACGGTCGTGCAGGTGGCCACGATGGGCTCGATCGTCGCCGCGTTCGGGCTGGCGCTGGTCATCAACCCGCGGGTGCGGATCCGGCCGAGCGCGTTCCTGTTCCTGCTCACCCTGCTGCTGGCGTCGAGCATCGCCGGCAGCGTCCGGCTCGAAGCAGGCTGGGGCTCGTTGTTCCGCTGCTTCCGGCTGACGTTGTTCGTCGCCACGCTGTGGCTGATCAGCCCGTGGATGGGGCACGCCGTCCGGTTCATCCGCATGCACCTGCGGGCCTTGATCGTGGTGCTGGTCCCGGTCGGGATCGGCCTGTTCATCTCGCCGGGCAACGCCCTGCCGGCGAGCAACCAGGGCCGCCTGAGCGGCACCTTGTGGCCGATGACGGCGCCGCAGGTGGGCGCCTACAGCGCGATCGTCGCCGGGCTGGTCGTGCTGCTGTGGATGACGCAGGAGACCGACGGCCGCACGGTCGCCCTCGTCGCCGGTCCGGCGTTCGGCATGCTGGTGCTGAGCCACACCCGCACCGCGATGCTCGGCGTCGTGGTCGCGCTGGCCGTCGCCGGGCTGTCGGTGTTCCTGACCAGCCTGCGGGCCCGCAAGGCGTTCACCGTCGCCGCGGGTATCGCCGCGCTGGCCGCGATCCCGCTCGGCCCGCTGGTGCAGGCGTGGATGCTGCGCGGCCAGGACCAGGAGGCGCTGAGCAACCTCACCGGGCGGACGAAGGTGTGGGACGCGCTGCTGACCGAGCCGCGCGGCTGGTTCGAGCAGGTGTTCGGCACCGGGCTGTCCAACAAGTCCTTCAACGGCCTGCCCATCGACAGCGGCTGGCTCGCGGTCTACCACGAGCAGGGCTGGCTCGGGGTCGTGCTGGTGGCGCTGTTCGTGCTGACGCTGGTGATCGTCGCGTTGTCGCGCCCCCCGTCCCCGTCGCGGGCGTACGCGATCTTCCTGATCACCTACTGCCTGGTCGCCTCCTACACCGAGGTCGGTATCGGGGATGCCTCGCCGTACCTGCTGCACCTCTTCGTCGCCGCCGGATTGCTGTCCGCGCCGCGCGGAATTCCACAACGGACGGTCACCGGATGGCCGTAACGGACACCGTGGTCCCCGCGACCTCAAGACATCCCAGGAGAGGTGGTCGAACCGTGAGCCAGCCAGGGGTTCTGCTCGACCGGGACGGCACGATCATCGTCGACAGCGGGTACGTCGGCTCGGTCGACCGGGTCGAGTTCATCGACGGATCCATCGCCGCCATCGCCGCGCTCAACCGCGCGGGCATCCCGGTCGCCGTGGTGACCAACCAGGCCGGGGTGGCGCGCGGCTACTACGGCATCGCCGACGTGGAACAGGTCCACAAGCACATGATCGCCGAGCTGGCGCGGCACGGCGCGCACGTCGACCTGTGGCTGTTCTGCCCGTACCACCCGGACGGCGTCGTCGAGGCGTTCGCGCGGCGCAGCGCCGACCGCAAGCCCGGGCCGGGCATGGCGCTGGCCGCGGCCGAGGCGCTCGACCTGGACCTCTCCGCGTCCTGGGTGGTCGGCGACAGCCCGTCCGACGTCGGGCTCGCCCGCGCGGTCGGCGCCACGCCGCTGCACGTCGGGCCGCCGGGGTCGGCGGTGACCGGCGTCCAGGCGTTCCCGGATCTCGCCGCCGCCGTGGGGTTCATCCTCGGCGGCGCGGCCGTGCCGCAACCGGTGCCGCGGCGGGCGCCGAAGTTCCCGGCCGCGCGGTTCCACCGGGCCGACTCCTACGGCGGCGCGTACGTCGCCGAGCTGTCCCGGGCGTTCGCCACCGTCGACCTGGAGCAGGTGAGCCGCGCGGCGAAGATCCTGGACACCGCCTACGACTCCGATGCGGCCGTGTTCGCCTGCGGCAACGGCGGTTCCGCGTCGATCGCCAACCACCTGCAGTGCGACCACGTGAAGGGCGTGCGCAACGGGACCGGTGTCACCGCGCGGGTGCAGAGCCTGAGCACCAACGTGGAGTTGTTCAGCGCGATCGCCAACGACCTGGGATACGAGCACGTCTTCGAATACCAGTTGCAGTCCCAGGCACGGCCGGGCGACGTGCTCATCGCCGTGTCGTCGTCCGGCCGCTCACCGAACATCGTGCGGGCGCTGGACTGGGCGACGGCACACGGCCTGCGGACCATCGCGCTCACCGGGTTCGAGGGCGGGCCGGCGCGGCGCCGCGCCGAGGTCGCCATCCACGTCGGCTCCGCCAACTACGGCGTCGTCGAAGACGCCCACCAGGCGTGCATGCACCTGCTGGCCCAGTACGTCCGACAGTCGAGGATGACCCCAGATGCCGTTGCCGCCCAGACGTTCTGACCGCATGCGCGTCGCGATCAACCTGCTCACCGACGACCCGGGCAACCCGTCGGGCGC
Proteins encoded in this window:
- the asnB gene encoding asparagine synthase (glutamine-hydrolyzing), yielding MCGIAGTHHLPDGGPLTDRLTRRLAHRGPDGEGRYDHGDVHLGHRRLSIIDLSGTGAQPMVSGGLALTYNGELYNAPELRAELRGKGVRFRGTSDTEVLLEAWRRWGVECLPRLRGMFAFAVFDERTGELFLARDQLGIKPLFYVRRGDGLVFASELKALAGELGGGLHVDETALVASLLYYWVPDSRCAFREVRKLPPGSWLRSRPDGRVDTGRYWNLRDVATEAQAGPPADLAAVVEDSTRAHLLADVPVGTFLSGGLDSSYLTALAARHRPGISAYTIGFRAADAKFEAMPDDLRYARIVARRFGVDLHEIEIAPDVQELLPHITHHLDEPIGDPAAINSYLICTAAREAGVKVMLSGMGADELFAGYRKHLANLIALRYQKIPPGLRHPIESVVDRLPVANGKRGFRSVRFAKRFLSFAELPEETAFRRSYTMYDRDELTGLVHPDLAAAVDDVLTEHADTYHDNQLHDFVNRMCLADARMFLPGLNLTYTDRASMAASTEVRVPFVDVEVVRAAFSLPGNRKIAGRQGKAALKEAASPILPREIVYRPKGLFSAPLRAWMSRDLAPLVREVVHDGELVRSGLLRREALQRLADEDAAGREDRSKHLWHVLTLEYWYRGATEAGAAERAA
- a CDS encoding Gfo/Idh/MocA family oxidoreductase; the encoded protein is MKQVVQNYKSGELALLDVEAPACKPGGVLVRTAYSLISTGTEMMKVSEASMSMLGKARSRPDQVAKVVQSVAANGVGPTYRKVMNRLDSYTPLGYSLCGVVEEVGTGLAGTVEVGDLVACAGNEHALHSELNWVPKNLFTRVPAGVRPRHAAFGTVGAIALQGVRRGEPQLGDTALVIGLGLIGQLVVQLLVASGVRVVGADPDTGRCRLAERLGASVCGHPGSGEVAVAVGELTGGHGVDQVYLVAGGGTNEPVELAAKLARDRGRVVDIGKCRLDLPWNAYYEKELDVRFSRSYGPGRYDPEYELDGRDYPIGYVRWTERRNLACFLDLIARGRADVEPLVSHVADFATAVETYRRLDEGELAAVAVLFRYPGAEHEPTEPELSAAVPHREPVRTSRRTGRMRTAFLGAGNYASSMLLPHLAERADVELRRVVTTSALSAANAKRKFGFAEAATDVATALADPDIDAVFVVTRHSSHAELTRRALLAGKAVFVEKPLALTEAELGKVLGAIEESGNDRLQVGFNRRFAPLLRDSAGRFGRRIGPASVRYLVNAGRLEHGSWYDRAASEGTRFTGEGGHFIDTVSWLLGEDPVSVYAAATPDQQDLQILLRYPGGSTATISYTTSGAAGFPKETLDVAADGKVLAFDDFARASVYARKRWTSSRIPQGRDKGQRAELDAFVAAVTSGGPMPVPLESLVATTLATLAVQTSLATGAPVKIGARP
- a CDS encoding alginate lyase family protein: MTDLGWYLRRLSRMGPREAAGRAADVLNRRRLRRALPEPSAPLPGRRFTAVLPAGVPVPPAARVRVLATADRLLDGHAEYFGVPRDDLINPDWSLDPKTGRRAPTDTVAFDIPYRDEDVVGDIKQIWEPSRHQHLTVLATAYALTGEDRYAERVADHLKSWWAANAPMTSVHWVSGIELGIRLLSWVWVRRLLAAWPGAAGLFEDNPEALHQIWHHQRWLATFPSRGSSANNHVIAEAAGQLAAAHAFPWFPESAAWRSAALRSLADHLDANTFGSGLNRELATEYHGLVLELGLAAAAEAGPAAPDSLWRTLLRMTDALAAVVDVRLRPPRQGDGDDGHGLVLDGHGTDRWSSLLSTGDAVFGRLDWWPRPRGDDVRTPLLAALAGRHELPGRPDTRADHFADAGLTLLRTPPGDGRAEIWCRCDGGPHGFLSIAAHAHADALSVEVRHDGIDILADPGTYCYHGEPGWRAYFRSTLGHNTVQLDDTDQSTSGGPFLWTRHARSRVLARPGGGVPRWCAEHDGYRPTVHRRTVELDPADRALRITDEITGGRQHPARLAFHLGPRVSAELAGNAAVLTWTAGGRDGTAILELPGGLAWTAHRGRTAPPLGWYSPGYGRREPATTLIGSGCTGRGSALVTLLRFAR
- a CDS encoding right-handed parallel beta-helix repeat-containing protein — translated: MDAVPARSTTRIRLLLPALALLAVPACTSPPTTANTAHEGPPDHVAAVCGHVEPGPVTPPAGAVVVHPGLPNDLAVQTADHPPGTTFWLAPGRHVLGDDQYDQIQPRNGDVYLGAPGAVFDGRGVNRYAFAGSGANVTISHLVVTGFNAPVNEGVVNHDSGDGWVIEHNSIEDNHGAGLMAGARQQVRGNCLRTNGQYAMNAYQAGDHITGLVVEGNEITGNNTDHLEEQYKGCGCTGGIKFWAVDGADVRGNWVHDNQGTGLWADTGNNDFLIEGNVIEGNGGSAIIYETSYNAVIRDNTIRRNNWVDGRSFVDKGDTFPAATIYISESGGEPRVPARTDKIEITGNDLIDNWSGVTLWENADRFCNSAANTSTGYCTRLVRDAATCSQPAIATPPLYGDCRWKTQRVDIHHNRFSLDPKVVGCTALCGRMAVLSNYGTYPDWSPYRGEVIRQAITFHQGNQWHDNTYAGPWSFMALDTNGVLDTLAWQAPPYQQDTGSTFTGGTGSR
- a CDS encoding O-antigen ligase domain-containing protein, translating into MSAGTFLPRAGPGSAAETFPRLLPAIWGLLVFNTLGSQGGQLLITLPRTVVQVATMGSIVAAFGLALVINPRVRIRPSAFLFLLTLLLASSIAGSVRLEAGWGSLFRCFRLTLFVATLWLISPWMGHAVRFIRMHLRALIVVLVPVGIGLFISPGNALPASNQGRLSGTLWPMTAPQVGAYSAIVAGLVVLLWMTQETDGRTVALVAGPAFGMLVLSHTRTAMLGVVVALAVAGLSVFLTSLRARKAFTVAAGIAALAAIPLGPLVQAWMLRGQDQEALSNLTGRTKVWDALLTEPRGWFEQVFGTGLSNKSFNGLPIDSGWLAVYHEQGWLGVVLVALFVLTLVIVALSRPPSPSRAYAIFLITYCLVASYTEVGIGDASPYLLHLFVAAGLLSAPRGIPQRTVTGWP
- a CDS encoding HAD-IIIA family hydrolase, coding for MSQPGVLLDRDGTIIVDSGYVGSVDRVEFIDGSIAAIAALNRAGIPVAVVTNQAGVARGYYGIADVEQVHKHMIAELARHGAHVDLWLFCPYHPDGVVEAFARRSADRKPGPGMALAAAEALDLDLSASWVVGDSPSDVGLARAVGATPLHVGPPGSAVTGVQAFPDLAAAVGFILGGAAVPQPVPRRAPKFPAARFHRADSYGGAYVAELSRAFATVDLEQVSRAAKILDTAYDSDAAVFACGNGGSASIANHLQCDHVKGVRNGTGVTARVQSLSTNVELFSAIANDLGYEHVFEYQLQSQARPGDVLIAVSSSGRSPNIVRALDWATAHGLRTIALTGFEGGPARRRAEVAIHVGSANYGVVEDAHQACMHLLAQYVRQSRMTPDAVAAQTF